The following nucleotide sequence is from Achromobacter spanius.
TCTTCAACAGCGCATCGCGGGCGTCGGGCTGCTTCAAGTCCAGCACCACGCTGCGCTTGTTCCGATTGATGCCTAGGAAAATGGCGGCCAAACCGTCTTCCTGGCTTGGCCCGGTGCGGCGGGTAGAGTCACCTCCGGGCGCCTCTATCTTGATCACATCGGCGCCGTAGTCGGCCAATATCTGAGAGGCATACGGGCCAAACACGACGGAGGTCAGGTCCAGCACACGCACACCGGCCAGTGCGCTGCGTTCGGAGTCAATTAGGCTAGTCATTCGTAAATCCTAATCACCCGAAACATAATCGTCTAATATCGCGTCGCTATAGTTCGATATAAGATTTGTTATGAGCCTGGACCTTCGACAGTTGCGCCAATTCATCTCCATCGCTGAACTTGGTAGCTATCGCCGCGCCTCTGAAGCGCTGCGCATCGCCCAGCCGGCCCTATCAGTGTCGATACAGAAACTGGAACACATTGTGGGTGTGCAGCTTCTTGAACGCGGCGCCAAGGGGGTGTCTTTGACTGCGGCTGGCGCCGCCTTGATGGAGGATGCGCGCCGTGCGCTGTTCCATGCGGACCAGGCGCGGCAGTCGGCGCGGCGCGTGGCGCTGGGGGAATTGGGCCGCTTGCGCCTGGGATTCGTGGGCTCGGCAACTTATATGCTGCTGCCGCGCTACCTTCCGACCTTTCGCCACCGTTACCCCGACGTCGAATTGGAACTGCGCGAGGACAGTACCGTGCGCCTGGCGGAAATGCTGCGGGCCAACGAGATTGACGCCGCGCTGGTGCGTGGGCCATTGGCCGAAGACCCATCGCTGTCGGCCTGGGTCGTCGAGCGCGACAGCCTGATCTTGGCGCTGCCAGCCGCCCATCCCTTGACCGGCGGGCGGGTGGCGCTGCAGTCTGTGCGTTCAGAGCCATTCGTGATGTACGCACCGGATAAGGTGCCCGGGCTGAACGGCGTGACGCAGGCACTATGCCGCAAAGCGGGT
It contains:
- a CDS encoding LysR family transcriptional regulator, giving the protein MSLDLRQLRQFISIAELGSYRRASEALRIAQPALSVSIQKLEHIVGVQLLERGAKGVSLTAAGAALMEDARRALFHADQARQSARRVALGELGRLRLGFVGSATYMLLPRYLPTFRHRYPDVELELREDSTVRLAEMLRANEIDAALVRGPLAEDPSLSAWVVERDSLILALPAAHPLTGGRVALQSVRSEPFVMYAPDKVPGLNGVTQALCRKAGFSPRISQEAIQVQTVVSLVASGLGVALVPGVTRAYSTPHVEFVDLSDEDAYEALAISLVTHHDTSCAPVLKLRDVMLSMDEDCS